The Larus michahellis chromosome 8, bLarMic1.1, whole genome shotgun sequence nucleotide sequence CCGCCGGGgcccgccccccggcccgcccaggcccggcggcgggcggcggcgctgccgtCATGGCGGAGGGCCCGGCGGCGGGTGACGAGCTGTGGGCCGCGGTGTGGGCGCTGCTGCCGGGCTCCGAGGAAGGGCTGAGCTTGTCGCTGAGCGGCGAGGTGGAGGACTGCGTCCTGCCGCTGCTGAGGCGGGCCCGCCGGCTGCTCTACGGCGCGGCGGGCCGGcccggcgaggcggcggcggcggcgctggggcggCTGGGCGACATCCTGCGTGACTACTCCTGGGAGAGGCTGAACGCGGGGCCCTGGCGGGAGGTCAGCAAGGCCTGGCGGCAGGTCTACGCCTACGGCTGCCTGTTCGGGGCGCTGGCCGAGGTTGCCGCCGGCCGCCCGCTGGTCCCCGCCGTCCACCTCTGCGACATGGGGCTGCTGATGGGCGCCTCCGTCCTGGACAACGTCCTCGCCCGCCTCGTCCGCGTCCTGCAGGCCCGCCTGCCCCGCGGGGAGCGGCGCGACGCCGCCCCGGGCAGCGCCAAGGtacggcccggccccggccccggggcgagCTTGTCCTCCCGCGCCCCTCGCCCGGCTCCCCGTCGCCTTCCCCCCCCTCGGGCTTCCCCCGCCGTCCGTTCCCCCTCTGCCCCGGGGCCGGCGTTCCCCGGcgtccctcccttcccctccggGAGCGGTGGGGCCTTCGCTGGCGGCTGTTGAAGGAGAACGTCTCTGTGTGTTGCAGAGGGCCCGGATTGAGCCCCTTCCCGTCCCCATTGTGCAGCCAGAAGATGCGCTTCCGCACGTTCGCTGCCCTTCACTGGAGCATTTCAGAGAGAACTATCTAATTCCACAGAAGCCTGTGGTCTTAGAGGGGATTATTGACCACTGGCCGTGTATGAAGAAGTGGAGGTGAGAAATAAGAGTTTCTTCCCTGTCCTAGTAACAGCAAGGATCATCTTCTGTGCCTGGTATCTTGATGCTCGGTAGAGCAGTAGAGACCTCCACAGAAGACAGGTGCCATTGGGAGTGACTTGTTGGCAGCACCTTCCTGCTGCAATGCTGTCTTTGCTCTGTAGAAGTTGCTCCATAGATGAGGGAAGAGCATCAAACCATCCACAGCATTGCACGGTAAGTGCCCCCGTGTGCCAGGGAGGGATGGTGCTGGCCCTCGTCCCAGCCTtccggggctgtgccgggagtGCTCTGGCGAGTTGCTGACATCTCAAGTGTGTCTGTGTCAGACACAGATCAGTGATTTTTACCTCTTGGAACTCACTGATAATTAGTGCAATGGAAAGTGAATTTCAGAGATGCGTGAATAAGCACGATTGGCTTTTTCATTCACAAGTACAGGCATCGATGTTTATTCAGCATCGTGTTTGAGTGTTGAGTTTCAGACACTGCCATTCAGGAGTAATAACATC carries:
- the KDM8 gene encoding bifunctional peptidase and arginyl-hydroxylase JMJD5, which gives rise to MAEGPAAGDELWAAVWALLPGSEEGLSLSLSGEVEDCVLPLLRRARRLLYGAAGRPGEAAAAALGRLGDILRDYSWERLNAGPWREVSKAWRQVYAYGCLFGALAEVAAGRPLVPAVHLCDMGLLMGASVLDNVLARLVRVLQARLPRGERRDAAPGSAKRARIEPLPVPIVQPEDALPHVRCPSLEHFRENYLIPQKPVVLEGIIDHWPCMKKWSVDYFCQVAGCRTVPVELGTRYTDEEWSQKLMTVSDFINQYIVNANSIGYLAQHQLFDQIPELKEDISIPDYCCLGEGEEDDITINAWFGPEGTISPLHQDPQQNFLAQVFGRKYIRLYSPQESENLYPHESHILHNTSQVDVEDPDLLKFPNFRKAAFQSCILMPGQVLFIPVKYWHYVRSLDISFSVSFWWS